From a single Sorghum bicolor cultivar BTx623 chromosome 5, Sorghum_bicolor_NCBIv3, whole genome shotgun sequence genomic region:
- the LOC8086043 gene encoding tropinone reductase homolog At5g06060: MAATGSGSGGRQNEEARRRWSLAGKTALVTGGTKGIGLAIVEELASLGARVHTCSRTAGDLDACRRRWADKGAGDNVITTSVCDVSSERDRENLVATVRDLFGGSLHILVNNAGGSLYRPAAATTPDDYARVMATNLDSCFHLSRLAHPLLRRVEAADGGAVVVHMSSVAAFVAYPALSAYSVSKGALQPLTRSLAAEWAPHGVRVNCVAPGVIDSTGISGTTLGDAGRARRLAEMEMSRVPMRRFGTPQEVAALVAFLCMPAASYITGQVICIDGGRTVAAKL, encoded by the exons ATGGCGGCGACTGGATCGGGCAGCGGCGGCAGACAGAATGAGGAGGCGAGGCGGCGGTGGAGCCTGGCCGGCAAGACGGCACTCGTCACCGGAGGAACCAAAGGCATCGG GCTTGCGATCGTGGAGGAGCTGGCGAGCCTTGGCGCCAGGGTGCACACCTGCTCCCGCACCGCCGGCGACCTGGACGCATGCCGTCGCCGGTGGGCCGACAAGGGCGCTGGCGACAACGTGATCACCACCTCCGTCTGCGACGTGTCCTCGGAACGCGACAGGGAGAACCTGGTCGCCACCGTGCGCGACCTCTTCGGCGGCAGCCTCCACATCCTTGTCAACAACGCCGGCGGGTCCCTGTACAGGCCGGCGGCGGCCACCACGCCCGACGACTACGCGCGCGTCATGGCCACCAACCTCGATTCGTGCTTCCACCTTAGCCGCCTCGCCCACCCGCTCCTCCGGCGGGTGGaggcggcggacggcggcgcCGTGGTGGTACACATGTCCTCCGTGGCGGCCTTCGTCGCGTACCCGGCGCTGTCCGCCTACTCGGTCAGCAAGGGTGCCCTGCAGCCTCTCACAAGGAGCCTCGCCGCCGAGTGGGCGCCGCACGGTGTCCGCGTCAACTGCGTCGCGCCGGGGGTCATCGACAGCACGGGCATCTCCGGCACGACGCTGGGCGACGCCGGCAGGGCGCGTAGGCTGGCGGAGATGGAGATGTCGCGGGTGCCCATGCGCCGCTTCGGCACGCCGCAGGAGGTGGCCGCGCTCGTCGCCTTCCTCTGCATGCCCGCCGCCTCCTACATAACTGGTCAGGTCATCTGCATTGACGGCGGACGAACCGTTGCCGCCAAACTGTGA